atcaaaattctcagcaagacgggaatggaaggaacctttctcaatctagttgaagccatctaccacaagccaatggcaaatattatcttcaatggagaaaaactaaaagccttccctctaaattctggtacaagccaaggctgtccgctctcaccactcctcttcaacatattactggaagttcttgctatagcaatcaggcaagaaaaagatatcaagcgaatcccaataggaaaggaagaagtcaagctctcattgtttgcagatgacatgatactctacttagaaaacattaaagactctaccaaaaatttctagaaacaatagattcatatagcaatttgGCAGGCTACAAGATCAACCTATAGAAATCAgtggcatttttatacaccaataatgataggggaaGAGATGGAATTCAGGAAGGcattcccattcacaatagtgccacacaaactcaaatatcttgggatcaacttgactaaaaatgtgaaggacctatacaaagaaaactataaagccctgctccaagaaataagagaggacacacggaaatggcaacacatacctgctcatgaattggcaggattaacatcactaaaatggcaatacttcccaaaacattatgcagatttaatgcgatccccttaaaaatacccatggcattcttcaaagaagtggatcaaacactaaagaagttcatttggaacaataaacatccttgaataactaaagcattcctagggaaaaggaaaatgggaggcattactttccccaactttaaactgtactacaaagcaatagttatcaaaacagcatggtattggaataaagacagaccctcagatcagtggtataggcttgagttctcagagaacgttccccagacatacaattacctaatttttgacaaaggagcaagagatcctaagtggagcagggaaaatcgcttcaacaagtggtgctggtagaactggttagtcacttgcaaaaaagcaaacatagaccccccagttaatatcatgtacgaaggtaaaatccaaatggattaaagaccttgatatcagactggataccataaggtatatagaataacacgttggtaaaacactgcatgacattgagtctaaaggcatcttcaaggagaaaactgcactttccaaactagtggaagcagagatcaacagatgggaatacattaaactgagaagcttctgaacctcaaaagaaatagtgcacagaatacaagagtcacccaccgagtgggagaaactattcacccaacacccttcaaataagggactaatatccaaaatatacagggcactgacagaactttacaagaaaaaaacatctaatcccgtcaaaaaatggggagaagaaatgaacagacactttgataaaaaagaaatacaaatggccaaaaggcacatgaaaaaatgctccttgtcactagtcctcagggagatgcaaatcaaaacaatgatgagataccacctcacaccacagagattggcgcacatcacaaagaatgagaacaatcagtgctggcggggatgtggagagaaaggaactcttatccattgctggtgggaatgccatctagtacagcctctatggaaagcgatatggagattccttcaaattctggaaattgagctcccattcgacccagctattccacccctagggatataccctaagaatacaagaatataatccaaaaactccttcctcacacctatatttattgcagcactattcacaatagccaggctctggaaacaaccaagatgcccttcaacagatgaatggctaaagaaactgtggtacatatacacaatggaatattatgcagccatcaggagagatgaagtcatgaaattttcctatacatggatgtacatggaatctatcatgctgagtgaaatatgtcagaggcagagagagacgcagaatagtctcactcatctatggattttaagaaaaataaaagtcatttttgtaacaatcctcagagacaatgagaggagggctggaacaccagctcactccatgaagctcaccacaaagagtggtgagtacagctataaaaataactacacaaagaactaccataatgatgtgaatgaatgagggaactggaaagcctgtctagagtacaggggggtggtgtgggatggagggagattggggacattggtggtgggaatgttgcactggtgaagggggtgttctttacatgactgaaacctaatcacaatcatttatgttcaaataaagaagaaaaaaataaataaaagaaagaaagaaaagaaagaaaaagaaaagaaaatagaaatcagaaaactccaaactgaaatagtaGGACTGAAAAATTTAGaggtgaaatgaaaatctcacagGAAAGCCTTTTgaaagagtaacagcagctgaagagcaaatcagtgagctggaatatgagatgcaATAACAATTCCTATaacaaaagagaatagaaaagagccttaaaacaattgataagacaatagaaaaaatcctcaaagaatgtgaacagatgaaaatagaagtttgataaattcaacagaaacaacataagaatcattggagtcccagagacccaggaagaatgaaCAGTCAAGGAaattattgcagagaaactctaGAGTTAAAGACTGCATACCACTAAAACCTGCAAGCCcaaagcactccaagacacaccctagtcacaatgatgaatcccacagatcgggatagaacactgaaagtaacaagatcaaaaagggaaattacatttaaaggcaCATCCTACGATCTACAGGAGatatatcacaagaaactctcagggCCAGAAAGCAGcggtaggatatagtgacaaaattcaatgaaatgaatgcttgaCCTAAATACTGCACCctgccagactcactttcaggtttgaaggaaggatacataacttTACAGATGAACaatagttcagaaactttacagactcaaaagtaGCCACAAAAGACCAAGTGATAAgtttactttaagaaaagatagaccaaaagacacaccaaactcctacacaaaaattgtattaaattccacgacaattatctctcaacatcaatggaaaaaatgcaccagttaaaagacaagAGAGGAAAAATGGATGAAAAAGCTGAACCCAACATTTGGCtggctacaagaaacacatctgaatagttggAGAAATGTagaatcaaaatcaaaggtttgaggataatcatccaagcaaacaacttcctttaaaaagctggagtgaggggctggagtggtggtgctagaggtaaggcatctgccttgcaaactctagcctaagatggaccgcagtttgattccctagtatcccatatggtcccccttaagccaggagcaatttctgagtgcatagccaggagtaacccctgagcgtcaacgggtgtagccaaaaaaaaaaaaaaaagaatgaaagaaagaaagaaagaaagaaagaaagaaagaaaaaaaacaaaaaagaagcttgagtgaccatattaataacagatgacacaaattttagacctagaaaagttataaggggaaaagatggacatttcataataatcatccctgagcactgctaggtgtgacccaaaaaacaaaacaaaaaaaaaatcaagggataCAGAAAACACAAAGATATCTCACTCGTAAACATATACTCATCCAATGAGTAGTCAgccaaatatttaatacaattgaagACAGATCTGAAAGAAGACAACAATAGCAACTTAATAgtagtggaagacctcaacactgtcTTGTCACCCgttgataggtcaactaggctaacacccaataagaatatactagctctgaaaagagaaatggaagaaactgttctagtagatatatatagggctctccatccccagaaaagtGTATactcattcttctccaatgcacatgggtcattctctaggataagCCACATGCTGgcttataaaacatacctccataatatcaaaaggatagaaattgtacagactaccttctcagatcactaGGCACAGAAATTAGAAGTggattacaaagggacacagaatagaaattttaaaacctaGAAATTTATCAGCTCACTACGTTACAACCAGTGGGTcacagatgaaatcaaagaggaatttAATagcttcctggaaacaaatgcgaATGAGGACATAAGTTATAGAATTTATGGACACAGAAAacgtggtactaagaggaaaatttatagctttgcaggcacacatcaggaagggaaggaagaagggccctaaataaataacttaatgatgcagcttataaaattagaaaatgatcaacaaaaggaagcaaaaataggtaggtaaaaggaaataacaaagcttagagtagggcccagagaaatagcacagtggcgtttgccttgcaagcagccgatccagaaccaaaggtggttggttcaaatcccagtgtcccatatggtccctcatacctgccaggagctatttctgagcagacagccaggagtaacccctgagcatcgcagggtgtggcccaaaaacaaaaaacaaaaacaaaaacaaaaaaaaacaaaaacaaagattagaGTAGATATCAATGACttagaaatcaaaaaacaacccgaaagatcatCTAaggcaaaagttgattctttaaaaaaattaaagaagattgATAAATCACTTGCAAAGCTTatggaaaaacagaaagagaaagttaATAAATGGGATTAGAAATGAACAGGGGGAATCAcgacagatactacagagattcacagggtaatcagaggctactttaaAAAACTataccatgaaacatgagaatctggaaaaatgataaattaatggACTTTTATATTCTACAGTTTAATCTGGATAATCTATTATATCTAAAcaaacccatcactattgaggaaatttaaatggtaattaaaagtcttctcaaaacaaaagcccaggcccaggtggccTAACACATTCTTTCAAACcgttcaagaggaattactaccaaacCTTTTCAGGCTCtatcaggaaattgaagaaacagaaacactcccaaatagcttttataaagctaaAATCATCCTGCTATCAAAAAcatacagagatgctacaaaaacaaaacaaaacaaaaacactaaagaccaatatctttgatgaacacagaagcaaatatcctcaacaaaatcctgacaaataagATCCAATACCTTATCATGaaagtcatataccatgaccatgtaggtttcatgccaggaatgcaaggatgttttaacatatgtaaatcatttTACATAGTACACAATATCAacgaaaggaaaaataaaaactatatgatcatatcaatagatgtggaGAAGGCATTTGATGATGTCCAACCCCCATtctaaaaactctcaacaagatgggaatcaAAGAAACTTTACTCAGTATAGTCAAGGACAtctgccacaagccaatggcaaatgttattctcaatggggataaactaaaagcttttcttctaaaatctggtacaagacaaggctgacccctctcaccactcctattcaatttAGTGCTGGAAGTTCTGTCCATACttattaggcaagtaaaagatatcaaggagatctagataagaaaaggaagaagtcaagctctcactttttgtagacatgacactatatttagaaaaccaggGACCAGAATGGTAGCATAATGGTAGGTCGCTTGCcatgcatatggttgacccatgATGggccttggtttaatccctggtatcccatatagttgccAAGgctaggagtgaattctgagtgcatagccaggagtaaccaatgagcatcaccaagtgtggcccaaaaataaaaataaaaaccaaaaacaaaaccctaaaaactctaccaaaaagattcgagaaacaatatatttatatagcaaagtagcaggcattaattttttttttttttttggtttttgggtcacacctggcagtgctcaggagttattcctggatccaggctcagaaattgctcctggcaggcacggggaccatatgggatgccgggatttgaaccgatgacctacatgaaaggcaaacgccttacatccatgctatctctccggccccaggcattaatattaatacataaaaatcaatgaccttcatatacacaaataatgatagagaagaattcATCATTAAACagtctcattcacattagtgccacagaaatcaaatatcttgtagtcaacttaaagaggtgaaggacctatacaaagaaaactacatgggctgaccacttagtccaggagaacaagattccccccacaccaggcgggtcttcagggccacgcctgattaatcgggccctggggggagggggtgagaaattcctccctaggcatccaaaaactacagaggcacagctgggctcagaacactccgcatgccaggatttctggggtgtttgactggtatgttgggggctctgggcaggacagctagccataggccccctgggctgaccacttagtccaggcaaacaagattccccccacaccaggcggatcttcagggccacacctggttaatcgggccctgggggggaggggggagaaattcctccctaggcatccaaaaactacagaaccgcgcgggcgtgtacttcatgtattaagagtatttcttattcttttgttatgttttgcatatacagaatgttcattttgcattctgccctttcccacacccctatgaagctcttttttactccttaactctctaaccccctcccaaacgtcactaacctacattactctttttaacttcagtagtgtacaatcctaatcacagtccaaagctgtgcattgtgtatgacaaccccaaactgttttaagatacatataatggacacatatttctttgaatattttgtgtttcttctctgacagctataattcttactaaatgttgtcttatacagtgacgattctaaccactttatatcttctctttttgagctgtttaacaaggaattttgctgaaagagtcccccagtttaatgcttatgattgaaccatatcatgggaataattggaattgttcttatggcccccatatgcgacaataacaccacgtggcattgcttcttatttgcataggcacattaaaatgggaaaatactatacatacaaataagatcctatctaatagagattggaacacacaaatcttgtagtgcaaagggaccttacaccctgaacattgacataacgacctggcacagacctcagaaaaaagggcattttccatttacccctgaaccagggaagccatccacaaaacatccaggctggtctttAACAAatcctggaagcaatcctctaccacggaagaccctacactgctcagacatcgacctgctcaaaagagacttcccttaacactgagaagacttaacaacaacaacgacctgcttataggacagggctccctgcattgccctttgattgtgaggtgaaaggagaggacgctccacatcctgacttcaatgtaggatataaagatttcaggatctttaatacagaaacatgataccaacaacagagactgtgtgaaaaataaaagtgtgttggcactacagacaatgtcttggattggatgatctagcttgcctggagcctagagttggtcttgtgccaagaaacttcaggggtcgggtctctttgtatttaggccaaggttatttctttccatgtccctcatattttggtgggcctatgcaaacaacaattgccactctaacaccatttttactgtgctcctttgactctaatccttaaaaagaacccacttaaattttgaggttaacttaagctaatatgcatgtacatggaaatgtaagaaaatactatgcctgtaatgtttaaggagttatgtaagttttatggctttggattgccttgtgtgctgttaagaaatattataatgtgttacaatctggggacttgagggacaaagtaattgtatatggattctgtcttatttatcttaatgttctttggctgaaatttcaaagttaagatatcagcaaggggacttctgagaattatgttatgggtgattgtccttccactgtaactttaccttgtcctctttctttgcatccttgttctcataattaaaaataaaaattaaaaaaaaagaaaactacaaaaccctgcttcaaaaaataaaaggggacacaaggaaatggtgaCACTTACCCTGCCCAtagattggcaggtttaacataattaaaatggcaatataccCCAAAGCATGTTAATATTTAGTGAAATCCCTCTAAGTAAACCCATGACATCCTTCAAAGAATTGAagtaaacactcctgaaattcatttggaacaataaacacccatgaatagctagagcaacattgggaaaagtaatatgggaggcatcactttcttcaGCTTAAAATTTTACtgcaaagctatagtcattaaaacagcatggtattggaataaagacagaccctcagaagaGTGGAATACACTAGAAtagtcagaaaatgttccccggacatacaatcagttaatctttgataaaggtgcaagaaatgtaaaatggaacaaggaaagcctcttcaacaagtggtgttgagatatttacaaaaaagtgaatttggatctacttccatctaacaccactcataaaaattaaatttaaattgattaggaccttgatatcagaccagaaatcataaagtatataaaattataatattaaattataatatataaaattataatataccgCGGCGGCAGGCACCATGAGCAGCAAAGTCTCCCGCGACACCCTGTATGAAGCGGTGCGGGAAGTCCTGCATGGGAATCAGCGCAAGCGTCGGAAGTTTCTGGAGACGGTGGACCTGCAGATCAGCCTGAAGAACTACGACCCGCAGAAGGACAAGCGTTTCTCGGGCACCATCAGGCTCAAGTCCACCCCTCGCCCCAAGTTTTCCGTGTGTGTCTTGGGGGACCAGCAGCACTGCAATGAGGCCAAGGCTGTGGATATCCCCCACATGAACATAGAGGCACTGaagaaactcaacaagaataagAAGCTGGTGAAAAAGTTGGCCAAGAAGTACGATGCCTTTCTGGCCTCTGAGTCTCTAATCAAGCAGATCCCCAGAATTCTGGGCCCTGGCCTGAATAAGGCTGGCAAGTTCCCTTCTCTGCTGACCCACAATGAAAACATGGTGGCCAAGGTTGATGAATTGAAGTCCACAATCAAGTTCCAAATGAAGAAGGTGCTGTGTCTGGCAGTGGCTGTTGGGCATGTGAAGATGAAAGATGATGAGCTTGTGTACAACATCCATTTGGCTGTCAACTTCCTGGTGTCATTGCTCAAGAAGAATTGGCAGAATGTCCGGGCTTTATACATCAAGAGCACCATGGGCAAGCCCCAGCACCTGTATTAAGGGGCAATTAAATAAACCCTAGTGTTgccatgttaaaaaaaatcatttataaagtatatagaataacttgtaggtaaaacactccataaagattaaaggcattttcttttattttaatttttttattttgaattatgagaacaaaagatgcaaagaaagaggacaaggtaaagttacagtggaaggacaatcatccataacataattctcagaagaagtccccttgctgatatcttaactttgaactttcagccaaagaacgttaagataaataaaacagaacccatgtacaattactttgtccctcaagttcccagattgtaacacattataatatttcttaacagcacacaaggcaatctaaagccataaaacttacgtaactccttaaacagtagaggcatagtattttttaaagttccatgtacatgcatattagcttaagttaacctcaaattttaagtgggtgtttttaaagattagagtcaaaggagcacagtaaaaatggtgttagagtggcaattattgtttgcataggcccaccaaaatatgagaggcatggaaaggaataaccttggcctaaatacaaagagatcctacccctgaagttttttggcataagaccaactctaggcttcaggcaagttatcgtccgatccaagacattgtccgtagtgccaacacacttttcacacagtctctgttgttggtatcatgtttctgtattaaagattctggaatctgcatatcttacattgaagtcatgatgtggagtgtcttctcgtttcacctcaccatgaaagggcaatgcaggaagccctgtcctgtaagcaggtcgttgttgttaagtcttctcagtgttaagggaagtctcttttgagcaggtcgatgtctgagcagtg
The Suncus etruscus isolate mSunEtr1 chromosome 4, mSunEtr1.pri.cur, whole genome shotgun sequence genome window above contains:
- the LOC126005832 gene encoding 60S ribosomal protein L10a-like is translated as MSSKVSRDTLYEAVREVLHGNQRKRRKFLETVDLQISLKNYDPQKDKRFSGTIRLKSTPRPKFSVCVLGDQQHCNEAKAVDIPHMNIEALKKLNKNKKLVKKLAKKYDAFLASESLIKQIPRILGPGLNKAGKFPSLLTHNENMVAKVDELKSTIKFQMKKVLCLAVAVGHVKMKDDELVYNIHLAVNFLVSLLKKNWQNVRALYIKSTMGKPQHLY